Proteins encoded within one genomic window of Chthonomonas sp.:
- a CDS encoding response regulator transcription factor: MIAQGHSSKEAAEKLVVSKRTVDFHLANIYDKLQVNNRVQALRMATRLGLIPFEPIFGHGFGEA, translated from the coding sequence TTGATCGCGCAAGGTCACAGTAGCAAGGAAGCAGCTGAAAAGCTGGTCGTCTCCAAGCGAACGGTGGACTTCCATTTGGCTAACATCTACGACAAGCTTCAAGTGAATAACCGAGTTCAAGCTCTGCGAATGGCGACACGATTGGGTCTCATTCCGTTCGAGCCGATCTTCGGCCATGGCTTCGGCGAAGCCTAA
- a CDS encoding ComF family protein: MESLWELLLATIYPRRCSLCDTLGTPPICAVCLGEFPKHPNPHLTFATDSPLHEAAFGYDYAGRARQAVLRLKMERARALAPPLAHLVATHLTELGFLNDLDAIVPIPIHWRRWCERGFNQSELLCASLSKEHVRPELLVRTRHTVPQMKLNAVERQSNLNGAFRAHPDVRGKRILLVDDVYTSGATARECAHTLVQAGAQQVRVYALTHGGG, encoded by the coding sequence ATGGAGTCGCTGTGGGAGCTCCTACTCGCAACCATCTATCCGCGTAGGTGCTCGCTTTGCGACACGCTCGGGACGCCGCCCATTTGCGCGGTGTGCCTCGGTGAGTTCCCGAAGCATCCCAACCCTCACTTGACCTTCGCGACCGACAGCCCCCTGCATGAAGCGGCCTTTGGCTACGACTATGCGGGTCGTGCGCGACAGGCAGTTCTGAGGCTCAAGATGGAACGTGCGCGTGCTCTGGCCCCGCCGCTCGCCCACCTGGTCGCCACTCACCTGACCGAACTCGGTTTCCTGAATGACCTCGATGCGATAGTCCCGATCCCCATCCATTGGCGTCGGTGGTGCGAGCGAGGATTCAACCAGTCAGAGTTGCTTTGCGCTTCCCTGTCGAAGGAGCATGTGCGTCCCGAGTTGCTCGTCCGCACCCGGCATACGGTCCCGCAAATGAAGCTGAACGCAGTCGAGCGGCAGAGCAACTTGAACGGTGCCTTCCGTGCCCACCCTGATGTGCGCGGCAAGCGAATCCTGCTCGTGGACGATGTCTACACTTCTGGCGCAACAGCGCGAGAATGTGCTCACACCCTCGTGCAGGCGGGTGCTCAACAAGTGCGGGTGTACGCGCTTACTCACGGTGGAGGCTGA
- a CDS encoding ABC transporter permease → MKSVFLKELREMLRDRRVIVGAFVMPILVVMMMIRLFGTIGASLGDEKATQIGVLKGTKPNMLVQALKQTPGFTIVEVSNADEGKAQVSKGKLKTLLVMPDIDIATAKQVPISAYYQSDESTSTIALRKIEHFFDEFNRQALQVVLKEQGIPASSAEFVKMSSEDISTSKGAGESLLVSFLPYLVVLFMFAGGMSIASDLVAGEKERGTLETLLISPLTRTQIALGKLGALTVFAIMSGLTTVIALIVAGQSDPSARKMIFAGNFHIGPVQIAAALLLVASLAGMFAATLLAISAWAKNMREAQTYMGVANFLVILPAVFSQIIGFTDAGQQLWVRLMPILSTAMGLREILLGKATAANIGLAIALNLVLAALLVLATMRMFAKEKILTRA, encoded by the coding sequence ATGAAGTCCGTCTTCCTAAAAGAGCTTCGGGAGATGCTGCGCGACCGCCGGGTGATCGTCGGCGCCTTTGTCATGCCCATTTTGGTCGTCATGATGATGATCCGTCTTTTCGGGACAATCGGAGCGTCGCTGGGTGATGAGAAGGCAACCCAGATCGGAGTCTTAAAGGGCACGAAGCCCAACATGCTCGTGCAAGCTCTGAAGCAAACGCCGGGATTCACAATTGTCGAAGTATCCAACGCCGACGAGGGCAAGGCTCAGGTCAGCAAAGGCAAGCTCAAAACGCTGCTCGTGATGCCGGATATCGACATTGCGACGGCCAAACAGGTCCCGATCAGCGCCTACTACCAGTCCGACGAAAGCACCAGTACCATCGCTCTGCGAAAGATCGAACACTTCTTCGACGAGTTCAATCGCCAAGCGCTCCAGGTCGTCCTCAAAGAGCAAGGCATTCCCGCTTCCTCAGCCGAATTCGTGAAGATGTCCTCTGAAGACATCTCGACAAGCAAGGGAGCTGGCGAAAGCTTGCTGGTCTCATTTCTCCCGTACCTGGTCGTCCTCTTCATGTTCGCCGGAGGCATGAGCATCGCCAGCGACCTAGTCGCAGGCGAGAAAGAGCGCGGGACGCTGGAGACCCTGCTGATCTCGCCGCTCACTAGAACGCAGATCGCACTAGGCAAGCTCGGCGCACTCACCGTCTTTGCGATCATGTCGGGGCTCACGACCGTCATCGCGCTCATCGTCGCGGGTCAATCCGACCCATCGGCACGCAAGATGATTTTTGCGGGCAACTTTCATATCGGGCCCGTCCAGATTGCGGCGGCGCTGCTGCTGGTGGCGAGCCTGGCTGGAATGTTCGCGGCGACCTTGCTGGCAATCTCGGCCTGGGCCAAGAACATGCGGGAGGCGCAGACCTACATGGGTGTCGCGAACTTCCTCGTGATCCTGCCCGCGGTCTTCAGCCAGATCATCGGGTTCACCGACGCGGGCCAGCAACTCTGGGTCCGCTTGATGCCGATTCTCAGCACAGCGATGGGATTGCGGGAGATCCTGCTGGGCAAAGCCACCGCCGCAAACATCGGTTTGGCCATCGCGCTGAATCTGGTGCTGGCCGCGCTTTTGGTGTTGGCGACGATGCGAATGTTTGCCAAAGAGAAGATCCTCACCCGAGCCTAG
- the greA gene encoding transcription elongation factor GreA: protein MANEILLSKAGYDMLSAELVRLKTVDRKIVAEAIREAKSHGDLRENAAYHEAKLNQTRLEGRIADLEKVVEYATIVDRPDSDGTTAHLGSRVKLKDLEWKDELEISLVGSFEADPANDLISITSPLGSAVLGKVAGDEVEVEAPAGRQRYQILDVS from the coding sequence ATGGCGAACGAAATTCTGCTTTCCAAGGCCGGATATGACATGCTCAGCGCTGAGCTCGTGCGTCTCAAGACCGTCGATCGCAAGATCGTCGCCGAGGCCATCCGCGAAGCCAAATCGCACGGCGACCTGCGCGAAAACGCAGCCTATCACGAGGCAAAACTCAACCAGACCCGACTGGAAGGGCGCATTGCTGATCTTGAGAAGGTGGTTGAGTACGCGACGATCGTGGATCGCCCCGACTCGGACGGGACCACGGCGCACCTGGGCTCAAGGGTGAAGCTGAAGGACCTCGAATGGAAGGACGAACTGGAGATCTCGCTCGTGGGGAGCTTTGAGGCCGACCCGGCGAACGATCTGATCTCGATCACTTCCCCGCTTGGAAGTGCGGTTCTCGGTAAAGTAGCAGGAGATGAAGTCGAAGTTGAAGCTCCGGCCGGTCGCCAACGATATCAGATTCTGGACGTCAGCTAG
- a CDS encoding DinB family protein, producing the protein MKRYIFHSLESGPKAIARLLRVFPSDRLDEKLDSNRFTAREVIAHLADVEVIHLARLRKAVSEPGYKMVGFDSENQAIEHHYATKEVYHEAEVFESRREITLNYLRELTDAQLHTACVAPNGDQIDVLTYAMSIVSHDVYHFEQLTAYLANEAALLH; encoded by the coding sequence ATGAAGCGATACATCTTCCATTCGCTGGAGTCGGGTCCTAAGGCGATCGCCCGACTACTTCGCGTCTTCCCAAGCGACCGCCTGGACGAAAAACTGGACTCAAATCGCTTTACTGCGCGAGAAGTCATTGCCCACCTCGCGGATGTCGAGGTTATCCACCTCGCTCGGCTTCGGAAAGCCGTCAGCGAACCCGGTTACAAGATGGTCGGATTTGATTCCGAGAACCAGGCCATCGAGCACCACTACGCAACCAAAGAGGTCTATCACGAGGCGGAAGTCTTCGAGTCTCGCCGCGAGATCACTTTGAACTACTTGCGCGAACTGACGGATGCACAGTTGCACACCGCATGCGTTGCCCCGAACGGGGATCAGATTGATGTGCTCACGTATGCGATGTCGATTGTCTCGCACGACGTGTATCACTTCGAACAGCTCACAGCTTATTTGGCCAACGAGGCAGCACTGCTGCACTAA
- a CDS encoding glycosyltransferase family 2 protein, whose protein sequence is MSLPLTVIVVSYNTRDLLRRCLSSLHEVDEVIVVDNASRDGSAEVVESEFPHFVLIRSSTNVGFGKANNLGLRLAKNPIRLLLNSDAAAEPGALASLLACFDDLNVIAAGGALVNDAGHIQPSCCSELTLWRLFCEQLLLEKLFAKSRLFNGYWLNRWLASDRPSQVGQVMGACLMVRGEAEFDEEFFLYCEDTELCWRLAKRGQIWYEPRARFLHALGASSEGRRDWSVAMYNRGKELYFLKSRGLFWAVIAWLINRLGALLRTVSWLLATIATLGMWSSARQRLGWFCRVLFAPIQGPALPADASHPSG, encoded by the coding sequence ATGTCACTGCCGCTGACCGTCATTGTCGTCTCGTACAACACCCGCGATCTGTTGCGGCGCTGTCTATCATCGCTGCACGAAGTGGACGAGGTGATCGTCGTGGACAATGCCAGCCGCGACGGATCGGCTGAGGTGGTGGAGTCCGAGTTTCCTCATTTCGTGCTCATTCGCAGCTCGACAAACGTTGGGTTTGGCAAGGCGAACAACCTCGGCCTCAGGCTGGCTAAGAATCCGATCCGGTTGCTCCTCAACTCCGATGCCGCAGCCGAGCCGGGAGCCCTTGCGTCGCTGCTAGCCTGCTTTGACGATCTGAATGTGATTGCCGCAGGCGGAGCGTTGGTAAATGACGCGGGTCATATCCAGCCTTCGTGCTGTTCCGAACTTACTTTGTGGAGACTCTTCTGTGAGCAGTTGCTGTTGGAGAAGCTCTTTGCCAAGAGTCGCCTGTTCAATGGCTACTGGCTCAACCGTTGGCTCGCGTCGGATCGCCCTTCGCAGGTCGGGCAAGTCATGGGCGCATGCCTGATGGTGCGGGGTGAGGCGGAGTTTGACGAGGAGTTCTTCTTGTACTGCGAGGACACTGAGCTGTGCTGGCGGCTGGCGAAAAGAGGTCAGATCTGGTACGAGCCGCGTGCCCGATTCTTGCATGCGCTTGGAGCGAGCTCCGAGGGGCGGCGAGACTGGTCGGTCGCCATGTACAACCGCGGGAAGGAACTGTACTTCCTAAAGTCTCGCGGGCTGTTTTGGGCCGTGATCGCGTGGCTGATCAATCGACTCGGCGCGCTTCTACGCACGGTGAGCTGGCTTCTCGCTACGATCGCGACGCTTGGCATGTGGAGCAGTGCCCGCCAGAGACTCGGGTGGTTCTGTAGGGTGCTTTTTGCACCGATCCAGGGCCCCGCGTTACCGGCGGACGCGAGTCACCCGAGCGGCTAG